ATTTGCGCGGCGGTCAGGGCCGGCATTCGCTCCGTTTGGATGTTGGAGACCAATTGCTCGGGCCGCGACGCGCCCGGAATAACGCAGCTCACCTCCGGGAACATCAGCACCCAGCGCAGGGCCGACTGCGCCAGGCTAGCGGGACCGGGCAGCACTTTTTTCAGCTCTTCCACCGCCGCCAGGCCGGTTTCGTAGTCCACCCCCGAAAAAGTTTCACCCTGGTCGAAGGCCGCCCCGTCGCGGTTGAAGTGGCGGTGGTCGTCGGGCGCGAAGGTCGTTTGGGTTGAAAACTTGCCTGTGAGCAGCCCGCTCGCCAGCGGCACCCGCACTATCAGGCCCACCTTGCGCCGCGCGGCTTCCGGAAACAGCAGCTCGGCCGGTCGCTGCCGGAACATGTTGAAAATCACTTGCAGGGTGGTCACGTTCGGGAATTCGATGGCTTTCAGCCCTTCCTCCACTTTTTCCACGCTCACGCCCAGGTTCTGAATTTTACCCTCGTCCTTGAGCCGGTCAAACAGCTCAAATATTTCGGGGCGGTAGTACACCGCCGGGGGCGGGCAGTGCAGCTGCACCAGGTCGAGGGTATCGAGCTGCATGTTGCGCAGGCTGTCTTCCACGAAGCCGCGCAGGGCGGCCGGCTGGTAGGCCTCGTTGGTGTGGGGCTGAATGCGCCGGCCACACTTGGTGGCCACGTAGATGCGCTCGCCGGCGCAGCGGCGCACGAGGCGGCCCACGGCCTTTTCGCTCTCCGCGTCGCCGTCGCCGTACACGTCGGCCGTATCAATGAAGTTGATACCCGCGTCCACGGCGGCATCCAGAATGCGGTCAGCGTTAGCGGGGCTAAAGGGCTCGCCCCACTTGCCGCCCACCTGCCAGGTGCCAAGGCTAATTTCAGAGATGGAAAAGCCGGTTTTGCCGAGGGTGCGGTGGTTCATGGGGGTAGGAAGGATTGGAGATTCCTCCTACCCCGTCCGGCAGGCGCGGGTTGCGTTTGGGTGCAGTTAATGCCGGGCGCGAGCCAACCCCGCACACAAAACGGCCGCCCCGGTTTCCCGAGACGGCCGTTTCAGCAGTAGCAAAAATTGCGTTTAGAACGCCCCTACCCCACCCGTTTCCAGCTTAATCAGGTTCAGGGCCGAGCCAGCCCGGAACCAGCCAATTTGACCCTCATTATACGTGTGGTTGACGGTGAGCAGGTCGGTATCACCATCGGCGTGGCGCAGGCGCACTTGCAGCGGCTGGCCGGGCGCGAAGCTCGTGAGGCCCAAAATATCCACTTGGTCGTCTTCCTCAATCAGGTCGTAGTCGGCCTTGTTGGCGAAAGTGAGGGCCAGCATTCCCTGCTTCTTGAGGTTGGTTTCGTGAATCCGGGCGAAG
The genomic region above belongs to Hymenobacter psoromatis and contains:
- a CDS encoding aldo/keto reductase, producing MNHRTLGKTGFSISEISLGTWQVGGKWGEPFSPANADRILDAAVDAGINFIDTADVYGDGDAESEKAVGRLVRRCAGERIYVATKCGRRIQPHTNEAYQPAALRGFVEDSLRNMQLDTLDLVQLHCPPPAVYYRPEIFELFDRLKDEGKIQNLGVSVEKVEEGLKAIEFPNVTTLQVIFNMFRQRPAELLFPEAARRKVGLIVRVPLASGLLTGKFSTQTTFAPDDHRHFNRDGAAFDQGETFSGVDYETGLAAVEELKKVLPGPASLAQSALRWVLMFPEVSCVIPGASRPEQLVSNIQTERMPALTAAQMTAVRAIYDRHIRPQVQQRW